One Paraburkholderia caballeronis genomic window, CAGCCGCCGTCCGGCAACTTCGTCCAGTTCGTAACCGAGCATCTTCGTGATCGCCGCGTTCACGAACGAAATGCGCCCGTCGAGGCCCGCGACGATCACGCCGTTGTCGCTGCTGTTCACGACCATCGCAAGGCGCAGCCACTCGTCGCGCTGGCGCTGCTGGTCGGTCACGTCCTTCACGAACGCCGCGCGAAAGCGCCGGCCGGCCACGTCGAATTCGCAGACCGACAGCGCGCCCTGGCGGATCGCGCCGTCCGGACGCTCGATCGGCACGTCGGTCGCGCTCGCGCCGAGCCCGTCGATATGCTCCGGCAAGACCGCGAGCGCCGCGTGGCCCGCGAGATCGGCCGGCACGCGTTCGCCGGATGCGCGAAACCCCTGCGGAAACAGCGCGCCCGCGTGACGCCCCTGCACCGCGGAAGCGGTCAGCCCCCACAGGACCTCGGCCGCCGGATTGATGAAACCGACCTCGTCGTGCTCGTCGACGAGCACGACGGCGTCCGGCACCTGCGCCAGAACCTGGACAAGAATTTCGGCTGCGTCCGCATTGCTCATGTCTTCGCCCGCCTTTTCGGTGTTGCCGCCGGACCGCGGAACCACGCCCGCGAAGGTTCGCATCGGCCGCGCACCGCCACCGGCGCGGGCCACTGAACGAGAATAGCGCAGCCATTGCCGGAACACTATGCCGGAAGCCGCGCGCGAATGTGCGGAACCCGCCGTTCGCGCGACGTATAGGGCCGGCGCAGCTTCCGTGCTCGACGGGAAGGATGCCGAAACGCGCAACGAAACCCGCCCGGTTCCGGCCACCGAAGGCCATTCGAAAGGTCGCCGCCGATCGAGCCCGCCGATCGAGCCCGCCGATCGAGCCCGCCGATCGAGCCCGCCGATCGAGCCCGCCGATCGAGCCCGCCGATCAAAACCCACCGATCAAAACCCGCCGCCGCAAAAACCACCGCCGCAAAAACCGCTCAACGGTCCGCACGCGCCGCCGCCGGCGCGCCGCTGCCCGGATCGTCGATCCGCCAGCCGCCGCCCATCGCGCGAAACAGCGCGACTTGCGCCTGCACCTCGGCCGCCTGGTCGCGCACCTGCGCGGACCGGCTTTCGAGCAGCGCGACCCGCGCGTCGTCCACCTCGGCGCGCCCCGCGTCGCCGACCGCCAGCCGCCGCGTCACCTTGTGCAGCGCCGTCTCGCGTTCGGCCACTTCCGCGTCGCGCATCCGCCGCTGCGCGGTCTGCCGGTTCAGCCGCGCGAGCGCCCGCTCGACGTCGTACAGCGCCGCGAGCGCCGTCCGCTCGTACGCCTGCAACGCCTGGTTCGCGCGCGCGTCGGACAGCTCGATCTGCGAGCGCCGCGCGCCGAAGTCGATCAGCGGCAGCGCCGCGCCCGCGCCGAACAGCCAGAACGTGCTCGGCCCGATCGCCTGGCCGGCGAGATCGAGCCCGTTGCGCGCGAGCAGCGCGCTCAGCGAGAACGTCGGCCAGTAGTTGAGCCGCGCGACGTCCGACTGCGCGATGCTCGCGCGCAGCCGCGCCTCGGCGGCGATCAGGTCCGGCCGGCGCATCATCAGGTCGACCGGCTGCCCCGGCCCGATCGCCGGCAGCGCCGCCGGCAACCCCGCATCGCCGGCGAGCAGGTCGCCGAACGCGCCCGGCTGCTGCGCGCACAGGTTCTCCAGTCCGAGCCTTGCCTGCGTGATCGCCGCGTCGATTTCCTGCTGCCGCGCGCCGACCTGCGCGAGCGCCGCCTGCGCGACGTTGATGCTCGTGCTCAGCACGACGCCGGCCGTATAGCTCCTGCCCGCGATCGCGACGAAGTCGCGCGCGATCGCCTCGCTCTGCGCGAGCAGCGCGCGCTGCCGGACCAGCGCGCGATACGTGACGTACAGATCGGCGACCGCCGACGCGACCGCGAGCCGGACCGCCTGCGCGTCGCCGGCGGCGGCCGTCGCGAGCGAGCGCGTCGCGGCAAGCCGCGCGCGATTGCGGCCGAACACGTCGACCTCCCATTGCGCCTGCACGCCGACGCGCCACATCTGCACGGTCAGGTCGTTCACGCCGAGCAGCTGCTGCAACTCCAGTTCCGTTTCGCCGCCGTGATAACGCAACCCCTCGACGCCCGCGCCGACCATCGGAAAAAGCTGCGAGCGCGCGGCGACGATCGTCGCGCGCGCCTCGTCGAGCCGCGTCGCCGCGAGGCGGATGTCGTGGTTCTGCGCGAGCGCGAGCGTCACCAGCTGCGTGAGCGTGCCGTCGTGGTAGAGCGTCCACCATTCGGCCAGTTGCGCGTCGCTTTCGACCGGCGTCGCGGCCTGGGCCGCGTCGGCTTCCGCGAACTTCGGCGGCAGCGGCTGCGCCGAATCGAGCCGCAATGGCCGGTAGCAGCCGGACACGAGCAGCGCCGCAAGCACGCACGCGGCGGCGGCACGCGCGGCCGCGCGAGCGCCGCCGGGTCCGCGTCCGCACCGCCGTCTGGGTGCAAGTGCCGGTGCGGGGCCACGTCCACGCCCCGGCCCGCGGGCACATCCGCATCGATCACCGGTTCTCACGCCCGTCTCCCGCCGGCGCGGCGTCGCCGCTCTCCGTGTCGCGAATCGAGAAGAACTGCGCATACAGCGCCGGCACCGCCACCATCGTCAGCACGGTCGCGAACGCGAGGCCCGCCATCATCGTGATCGCCATGTCGCGAAAGAACGGGTCCCACAGCAGCGGCACCATCCCGAGTATCGTCGTGCCGGCCGCGAGGCCGACCGGCCGCAGCCGGCTCATCGAGCCGTCGACCACCGCCCGCATCCGCGGCACGCCCGCCGCGATCTGCGCGTCGAGTTCCTGCACCAGCACCACGCCGTTCTTGATCATCATGCCGACGAGGCTCAACAGCCCGAGCAGCGCCATGAAGCCGAACTCGCCGCGAAACACCAGCAGCCCGAACGTCACGCCGATGATCGCCATCGGCAGCACCACCAGCACGACGAGCGCCGACCTCACGCGCGCGAACATGAACAGCACGATCAGCACCATCGCGGTGAAGCCGATCGGCAACTGGCGAAACAGGCTCGCCTGCGCCTGCGCGGACGATTCGTGCTCGCCGCCCCATTCCGCGCGATAGCCGGGCGGCAGCGCAATCGCCTCGACGGCGCCGCGCACGCGCTCGAACACAGCGACGCTGTTGCGCCCGTACTCGACGCCCGCGCGCACGGTCAGCGTGCGGATGCGCTCGCGGCGCGCGATCGCGCCTTCGTCGGTGCGGATCGCGAAACCGTCGATCACGTCCGCGAGCGGCAGATACCGGCGCTGCGTCGCGCTGAACACCTGCAGCCCCGCGAGCCGGTCGGTGCCGCGCGCGGCCGTCGGCTCGCCGAGCACGACCGGGATGATCTGGTCGTCCTCGCGGAACACGCCGACCGGCAGCCCTTCGGTCGCATAAGCGAGCACGTCGCTGAACTGCCGCCGCGTGACGCCCGCGTTGCGCGCGCGCACGTCGTCGAACACCGGCTCGACCTCGTCAACCGGCGTTTCCCAGTCGTCGCGCACGAGGTCGATCTCGCGGTCCGCGCGCAGCGCGGCTTCCGTCTGTTCGGCCAGATGGCGCAGCACCGCCGGGTCCGGGCCGCTGAAGCGCACCTGGATCGGCTCGCCGCTCGCCGGGCCGAAACTCGGCCGCGACACGCTCCACAGCGCCTCCGGATGCTCGCGGCGCAGCCTCTCGACGAGCGGCGGCACCAGCGGATCGATGTCCGCCGCGCTGTGCGTCGTCACGATGAACTGCGCATACGCGGGGTTCGGCGTCTCCGGATCGTAGACCAGGAAAAACCGCGTCGCGCCGCCGCCGATGTACGTGCCGACGTGATCGACGCCGCGCTGCGCGAGCAGCAGCGTCTCGACCGCGCGCGTGCGTTCCGCGACGGTGCGGATGTCGGTGCCGCGCGGCATCCGCATGTCGACGTAGAAGATCGGCGTGGTCGACGCCGGAAAGAAGCTCTGCCCGACGAAGCGGAAGCCCCAGAGCCCCGCGACGGTCAGCAGCACGAGCGCCGCGATCGCCCCGACCCGCCGCCGGATCACCCAGTCGAGCGTGCGCCGGTAGCGCACGTAGATCGCGGAGCCGTACGCTGCGCCCGCGTCTTGCGGCTTCGGCCGGAACAGGTAATAACCGGCGAGCGGCGTCAGCCCGACCGCGATGACCCAGCTAAGCAGCAGCGAGATCGCCGCGACGGCGAACAGCGACGCGCAGAACTCGCCGACCGCGTCCGGCGACAACCCGATCCCCGAGAACGCGAGGATGCCGACGACCGTCGACGCGAGCAGCACCCACTGCTGCTGGCGCAGCACCGCGCCGGCCGCTTCGACGTGCGACTCGCCGCGCTCGACGCGCACCAGCATCCCTTCGCAGACGACGATCGTGTTGTCGGTCAGCATCCCCATCACGATGATCAGCGCGCCGAGCGAGATCCGCTGCAGTTCGATGCCGAACGCGTACATGAGCGCGAGCGTGCCGAGGATCGACAGCAGCAGTTCGACGCCGAGCACCACGCCCGCGCGCCAGCCTAGCCCGACGCCGAGCGCGATGCCGACGATCGCGACCGACAGGAACACGTCCATGATGAAGCCGCGCACGCTCGCATCGACCGTCTCGGGCTGGTCGTACAGCACGTGCAGTTCCATGCCGACGGGCCGGTCGCGCGTGAGTTCGAGCATCTTCGCCTTCACCTCCCTGCCGACCTGCACGACGTTCACGTTCGCGCGCGCGCTGATGCCGATCGTCAGCGCGGGTTCGCCGTTGTAGCGGATCAGTTGCGTCGGGATCGACGCGTAGCCGTAGCCGACGCGCGCGAGGTCGCCCAACTGGATCGGCGCGCCCGGGTTGCCGACCGGCAGCGTCCGCACGCCGTCGAGGCTGTCGAGCAGGCCGGTCGGCGCGATGCGCAGGTTCGCGGCGTCCGCGCGCACGCTGCCGGCCGCGCGCATTTCGCCCTGCAAAAACAGGCCCTGCGCGATGTCGTCGGTGGACAGGTTCGCGGCGGCGAGCGCGGCCTGATCGACGTCGACGCGAACCTGCTCCTGCTGGTTGCCCGCGATCACGACGTCGGACACGTCCGGCAGCGTCAGCAACTGCCGCCGCAGTTCGCGCGCATACCGATGCAGTTCCGCGCTCGTATAACCGTAGCCGGTCAGCGCGTAGAACATCCCGTACACGTCGCCGAAACGGTCGACGACGATCGTCGGCCCCGCGCCCGCCGGCAGGCGCGGCGCGACGTCGGACACCTGGCGGCGCAGTTCGTCCCAGATCTGCGGCAGTTCCGGCGAGCGGAACCGGTCGCGGATGTTCACGCGGACCTCCGAATAACCGGGCAGCGAGCGCGACGTGATGAAATCGACCTGCTCCATCTGCTGGATCGAGCTTTCGAGCAGATCGGTCACCTGGCTCTCGACCTGCTCCGCGCTCGCGCCGGGAAAACGCGTGACGACGATCGCGGTCTTGATCGTGAACTTCGGGTCTTCGAGCCGGCCGATGTTCACGTACGCATAGAGGCCGCCGATCAGGCATGCGAGCGCGATCACCCAGGCGATCAGCGGGCGCTCGATCAACGCGCGCGCGAAACTCATCGAAGGTCTCCGAGTGGCCGCACGGCGTCGCCGTCGCGCAATAGCTGCGCGCCCGCCGCGACGACGCGGTCGCCCGCATGCAGATCGCCTTCGACCACCACCGCGCCGTCCGCCTCGCGCAATTCGCGCGGCGTCACGGCTACCGCATGCACGCGCGAGTCGCCGTCCTGAAGCCGCCAGACGCGATGGCCGCCGTCCGGCGCAACCGACAGCGCGCCGAACGGCACGGTCAGCACCGTCGCCTGCGCCGCCGCCGGCGCGGGCAGCGCGCCGAGCACGCGCACCCGCACCGCCATCCCCGGCAAGAGGCGCACCGACGGCGCACGCACGGTGCTGAACACGAGCCGGTACGACGACGCGCCAGGGCCGCCGACCGTCGAGTTCTCGCGATACGCGAGGTCGAACAGCTGGTCGGGCCGGTCGGGCGTCCACGCCTGCGCGCGCAGTCCGCCGTTCAGCGGCAGCGCCTCGGCTACGCGTTGCGGCAGTTCGATGCCGATGTCGACGCGCGTCGCGTTCTCGAAGCTCACGACCGGCATGCCGGCCTGCACGGTCTGCTCGGTCTCGACGTTGCGTTGCAGGACGCGCCCGGCGAACGGTGCGACGAGCCGCGTGTTGTCGAGGTCGCGCCGCGCGAGATCCCGCTGCACGGCCGCCGCTTCGAGCGCGGTTTTCAACTGGTCGAACGCCGCATCGGACAGGATGTTCTCGTGATTCAGCACCGCCTTGCGGCTCACGTCGTCCGCCAGTTGCGCGTATTGCGCCTGCGCGCGGCGCAGCACCAGCGCATAGGGCACGTCGTCGAGCCGCGCGATCAGTTGTCCCTTCGCGACCGGCTGGCCGTCGCGCACCGCGAACCCGACGATGCGGCCCGGCACCTGAAACGCGAGCGGCGACACGCTCGAACGTTCGACCCGCCCGGCGAACTCGCGCAGCGACGCGGCCGCGCCGCCGCCGACCGTCGCCACCCGCACCGGGCGCGGGCCGGTCTGCGCGCTTTCCTCGCGCTGCCGGCTGCACGCGCCAAGCAGCAGCATGGCCGCCAGCAGCGCGGCCGTGACGGCTTGCGCGGCGCGGCGCGTATCGCCGCCGGCGCGCTCCGTCGCGTCAACGATCCTCGTACCCGCCATGCCACTCTCCCCGCTTCGAGTGCTACCGGTTTGCCGAATGGGATGCCGACTGTTGCAACGAGCTTTCGGATGGACGGCTTTCGAGCCGCGCCTGCGGTCGCGATGACTGCGATGCCGGCCTGGCCGAGCGTCGTCCTCGCACGGCGGCTGCGCGCGGCACGCGAACACGATCCGCGGACGCTGATATCCGGCCCGGGCCATCTTCACGACAGCGGTGACGAGCTTGAAAAACACGGCCTGATGCATCGAGATCGGCACCGGGTACCGGATGTTGCAGAAGCAACCGCCCATCCGTGATCCGAAAGCGGAAGGAAAGCCGGAGCAGCGAGCGAAGCCCACTTTCGTCTGCGCGAGCCTGCGCGGCCGCGAAAGAATCCCGATATCGACGCTCGACGCTCGACCCGGCAGGCATCGCGGCCGACGCGAACAGCGACCGTTCCGACTGGACCCGTGATGCCATCCACCGCAGTTCCGGATAACCGCCGCCGCTCTTCTGAAACGCACCGTCCGGCGGACTCGCCTTCATCGACGCACCGCTGCGCTAACGCGCGATGCTGAAGCCGATCCGGGCGATCCACCGGCGCTTGTTGTAGTCGAGGATGTCCTCGCCGTAACCGTTGAAATAACCGATCCAGAGATAACCGCCCCATGCGTTGCGGAACAGCTTCGCGAGCGGATACGTGAACTGCGTGTCGATGCTGCCGTAGCCGGCTCGCGCGCCCTTGCGCAGCGTCGCCGCGAGTTGCGCGCCATCGGGGCTGCCGTACTTCACCAGCAGATCGACATAACCGCGATAGTCGGCGATGTCGTGGTTCTCGTCGGCCTTCACGACATAGTAGTAAATCTTCGGCGACACCGTCAGATGGGCGGACTGCACGTCGCCGAACTCCCAGGTCGGCCGCACGAACAGGATATCGACGCTGCGCGATTCGGGACCGTCGCGCCCGTTCGACTCGTGGCCGAAACCCGCCATCAACCCCATCTGCGAGAACAGCGGGCTCTTCCAGCCGGTGTCCGGAATCGAGTAGATCAGTTGCGGCATGTAGCTCGTGTCGCGGAACGGACCCGACGTCTTGCGGATGTCCCACAGCGACGTCTGCGTGTACGCGAAGTACAGGTTGTCCACGAAGCCGCGCGAACGCGGATCGTCCGGAATCACGAGCCGGAACTTGAAGCTGAACTGGAAGCGCGCGATGTTCTCGCCGTTCGAACCGTCCGCGAAGTAGATCGGCTCGAACGTGGACAGCCGGCCGCCGAGGAAGCGGTTCACGTCGGGCACCGGCGTCGCCGCCGCGGCGGTGGCGGCGGTCTCGCCGGCCGGCGTCGGCGTTATGTCGCCCGGCGTGGCTGGCGGCGGCAAGCCCGCCGACGCCCCGGCGGACATCGCGCCGGCCTCCGGCGCGGGCTTGCGCGTGAGCAGCACGACGACCGGCGACACGTCCATGCCCGGCACGTCCACCCGTACCGCGCCGCGCGCCCAGTCCGGCCACGGCGCGGAGAAGCGGACCGCCTTCAGTTCGCCGCTCGCGAGTTCGACGCGGGCGGGCGCGCCGGCTTCGCGGGTCAGCGTCACGCGCCTCGGCGGCACGTCGCCGTTCGTCAGCGTGACGTCCAGATGCTCGGGGACCTCGACGCCGGACGGCGTCGGCTGGTCGCCGCTGTAGACGAGCGTGACCTGGAGCGGCGACAGCGTCGTCGCCTCGCGCGGCGGCCGGAGCACCGACACGGCGGCTGCCGCGAACCCCGCATGCAGGCAGCCGAGCGCCGCCGCGACGAGCACCGCCGGCCTCGCGAAACCGTGCCGTCGACGGCCGCCGACGGCACACGCAGCGTGCTCATTCGTTTGAACAAAAGATCGATTCCGCATGGAATGCCTCATTGAACAACGAACCGCTCCGGAGCGCGTCGCGCCTCCCCGCTGTTGCGTCGGTGGAAGCCGGGCATGCGCGAACGTAGCCGCCAGCATGCCTTTATTCCGCGAACGATGTCGGCTGCGTGCCGCATCGCTTGCGATGTCCATGTGTTACGCAGTGCGTGACTTCAGGTCATGCAGTTGCCGGTGGACCGGCGCGGTCCCGGCGCGGGGATTCGCCGCTGTGAACGAATAATAGAGCTTGACACGGCGAGCCTTGAGGAATCAAAGGCTTGGCGATAGGCGTGATCGCGATCCATTGAAATAGAGTTCGACACAATTCCCGACTTGCTCCATGGAAGCGGGCATTTTGCGACAAAATAGTTGGACACAAGTACGGCACGATGCGGGCTAAAGACCGATGGCACTTCACACGCATCACGCCGACCTGGTCTCCTTTCATATGCTCTAGTTAGCGCCGACAGTACCGCCATAACTTCACGATCGCCACATAGGCAAGCGTAGTTGCGACCAGGTTCATCACGACCGTAACCCAAAAAAATAGATCATCGGGGTCACGGATGC contains:
- a CDS encoding phospholipase A — encoded protein: MLVAAALGCLHAGFAAAAVSVLRPPREATTLSPLQVTLVYSGDQPTPSGVEVPEHLDVTLTNGDVPPRRVTLTREAGAPARVELASGELKAVRFSAPWPDWARGAVRVDVPGMDVSPVVVLLTRKPAPEAGAMSAGASAGLPPPATPGDITPTPAGETAATAAAATPVPDVNRFLGGRLSTFEPIYFADGSNGENIARFQFSFKFRLVIPDDPRSRGFVDNLYFAYTQTSLWDIRKTSGPFRDTSYMPQLIYSIPDTGWKSPLFSQMGLMAGFGHESNGRDGPESRSVDILFVRPTWEFGDVQSAHLTVSPKIYYYVVKADENHDIADYRGYVDLLVKYGSPDGAQLAATLRKGARAGYGSIDTQFTYPLAKLFRNAWGGYLWIGYFNGYGEDILDYNKRRWIARIGFSIAR
- a CDS encoding efflux RND transporter periplasmic adaptor subunit; this translates as MAGTRIVDATERAGGDTRRAAQAVTAALLAAMLLLGACSRQREESAQTGPRPVRVATVGGGAAASLREFAGRVERSSVSPLAFQVPGRIVGFAVRDGQPVAKGQLIARLDDVPYALVLRRAQAQYAQLADDVSRKAVLNHENILSDAAFDQLKTALEAAAVQRDLARRDLDNTRLVAPFAGRVLQRNVETEQTVQAGMPVVSFENATRVDIGIELPQRVAEALPLNGGLRAQAWTPDRPDQLFDLAYRENSTVGGPGASSYRLVFSTVRAPSVRLLPGMAVRVRVLGALPAPAAAQATVLTVPFGALSVAPDGGHRVWRLQDGDSRVHAVAVTPRELREADGAVVVEGDLHAGDRVVAAGAQLLRDGDAVRPLGDLR
- a CDS encoding efflux transporter outer membrane subunit, which produces MLAALLVSGCYRPLRLDSAQPLPPKFAEADAAQAATPVESDAQLAEWWTLYHDGTLTQLVTLALAQNHDIRLAATRLDEARATIVAARSQLFPMVGAGVEGLRYHGGETELELQQLLGVNDLTVQMWRVGVQAQWEVDVFGRNRARLAATRSLATAAAGDAQAVRLAVASAVADLYVTYRALVRQRALLAQSEAIARDFVAIAGRSYTAGVVLSTSINVAQAALAQVGARQQEIDAAITQARLGLENLCAQQPGAFGDLLAGDAGLPAALPAIGPGQPVDLMMRRPDLIAAEARLRASIAQSDVARLNYWPTFSLSALLARNGLDLAGQAIGPSTFWLFGAGAALPLIDFGARRSQIELSDARANQALQAYERTALAALYDVERALARLNRQTAQRRMRDAEVAERETALHKVTRRLAVGDAGRAEVDDARVALLESRSAQVRDQAAEVQAQVALFRAMGGGWRIDDPGSGAPAAARADR
- a CDS encoding efflux RND transporter permease subunit, whose protein sequence is MSFARALIERPLIAWVIALACLIGGLYAYVNIGRLEDPKFTIKTAIVVTRFPGASAEQVESQVTDLLESSIQQMEQVDFITSRSLPGYSEVRVNIRDRFRSPELPQIWDELRRQVSDVAPRLPAGAGPTIVVDRFGDVYGMFYALTGYGYTSAELHRYARELRRQLLTLPDVSDVVIAGNQQEQVRVDVDQAALAAANLSTDDIAQGLFLQGEMRAAGSVRADAANLRIAPTGLLDSLDGVRTLPVGNPGAPIQLGDLARVGYGYASIPTQLIRYNGEPALTIGISARANVNVVQVGREVKAKMLELTRDRPVGMELHVLYDQPETVDASVRGFIMDVFLSVAIVGIALGVGLGWRAGVVLGVELLLSILGTLALMYAFGIELQRISLGALIIVMGMLTDNTIVVCEGMLVRVERGESHVEAAGAVLRQQQWVLLASTVVGILAFSGIGLSPDAVGEFCASLFAVAAISLLLSWVIAVGLTPLAGYYLFRPKPQDAGAAYGSAIYVRYRRTLDWVIRRRVGAIAALVLLTVAGLWGFRFVGQSFFPASTTPIFYVDMRMPRGTDIRTVAERTRAVETLLLAQRGVDHVGTYIGGGATRFFLVYDPETPNPAYAQFIVTTHSAADIDPLVPPLVERLRREHPEALWSVSRPSFGPASGEPIQVRFSGPDPAVLRHLAEQTEAALRADREIDLVRDDWETPVDEVEPVFDDVRARNAGVTRRQFSDVLAYATEGLPVGVFREDDQIIPVVLGEPTAARGTDRLAGLQVFSATQRRYLPLADVIDGFAIRTDEGAIARRERIRTLTVRAGVEYGRNSVAVFERVRGAVEAIALPPGYRAEWGGEHESSAQAQASLFRQLPIGFTAMVLIVLFMFARVRSALVVLVVLPMAIIGVTFGLLVFRGEFGFMALLGLLSLVGMMIKNGVVLVQELDAQIAAGVPRMRAVVDGSMSRLRPVGLAAGTTILGMVPLLWDPFFRDMAITMMAGLAFATVLTMVAVPALYAQFFSIRDTESGDAAPAGDGRENR